The proteins below come from a single Agrococcus beijingensis genomic window:
- a CDS encoding PP2C family protein-serine/threonine phosphatase — protein sequence MSAPLSSAISHVGRIRTENQDSGYVGAHLAFVADGMGGHAGGDVASAIVTRRAREADRAYETAEEAAAALADRLREGNDGLQQAMVEHPELSGMGTTASGVIRVGDRVGIAHIGDSRIYRYRVGALEQLSTDHTFVQKLVDAGRITREEAEHHPRRNVVMRVLGNVETNPEIDTMVEETFPGDRWLVCSDGLSSYVDEERIRAILEQGLDTPSTVQRLVNESLSRGAPDNVTVVLVDIDDRRTSSVEPTTVGSAAAPISYEAVEPERTSVSLSQLLLHPRQSRLQPAFEHFEPESEEFLQELLAEQRRMRRNRRISWGVGAVLAIALFTIVSVTFYGWTQDRYFVGVNDDGQVAIYQGIQQQIGPIVLATEIEQTDIAFESLSPFNQRNVEQTLSAGSLAAAQAIVERLERTP from the coding sequence TTGAGCGCACCGCTCTCCTCCGCGATCAGCCACGTCGGCAGGATCCGCACCGAGAACCAGGACTCCGGCTACGTCGGAGCGCACCTGGCGTTCGTCGCCGACGGCATGGGCGGCCACGCGGGCGGCGACGTCGCGAGCGCGATCGTCACGCGGCGGGCGCGCGAGGCCGACCGCGCGTACGAGACGGCCGAGGAGGCCGCGGCCGCGCTCGCCGATCGTCTGCGCGAGGGCAACGACGGGCTGCAGCAGGCGATGGTCGAGCACCCCGAGCTCTCGGGGATGGGCACGACCGCGTCGGGCGTGATCCGCGTGGGCGACCGCGTGGGCATCGCGCACATCGGCGACAGCCGCATCTACCGCTACCGCGTTGGCGCGCTCGAGCAGCTCTCCACCGACCACACGTTCGTGCAGAAGCTGGTCGACGCCGGCCGCATCACGCGCGAGGAGGCCGAGCACCACCCGCGACGGAACGTCGTCATGCGCGTGCTCGGCAACGTCGAGACGAACCCCGAGATCGACACGATGGTCGAGGAGACGTTCCCCGGCGACCGCTGGCTGGTCTGCTCGGACGGCCTGTCGTCCTACGTCGACGAGGAGCGCATCCGCGCCATCCTCGAGCAGGGCCTCGACACCCCATCGACCGTGCAGCGGCTCGTCAACGAGTCGCTCTCGCGGGGTGCGCCCGACAACGTCACCGTGGTGCTCGTCGACATCGACGACCGCCGCACCTCGTCGGTCGAGCCCACCACCGTCGGGTCGGCGGCGGCCCCCATCAGCTACGAGGCCGTCGAGCCCGAGCGCACCTCGGTGAGCCTCTCGCAGCTGCTGCTGCACCCCAGGCAGTCGCGCCTGCAGCCGGCCTTCGAGCACTTCGAGCCCGAGAGCGAGGAGTTCCTGCAGGAGCTGCTCGCCGAGCAGCGCCGCATGCGTCGCAACCGCCGCATCAGCTGGGGCGTCGGCGCGGTGCTCGCGATCGCGCTGTTCACCATCGTCAGCGTCACCTTCTACGGATGGACCCAGGACCGCTATTTCGTCGGCGTCAACGACGACGGCCAGGTGGCGATCTACCAGGGCATCCAGCAGCAGATCGGGCCGATCGTGCTGGCCACCGAGATCGAGCAGACCGACATCGCGTTCGAGTCGCTCTCGCCCTTCAACCAGCGCAACGTCGAGCAGACGCTGTCGGCCGGCTCGCTGGCGGCCGCGCAGGCGATCGTCGAGCGATTGGAGCGGACGCCGTGA
- a CDS encoding FHA domain-containing protein FhaB/FipA: protein MSDLTLIIIRIGFLALLWLFIFIVLYSLRSDLFGPRLTPLQRVAVQSQRTREEAAASAAVPVVASDTPTTVTPRASASSASAGQASRIVITTGPRAGTELDLPETGLSIGRSSGSGLQIKDDYTSTAHAKIVRWRDSWMVQDLDSTNGTFVDGRRISEATPLRVGSSVRIGTTTFELRR from the coding sequence GTGAGCGACCTGACCCTCATCATCATCAGGATCGGCTTCCTCGCCCTCCTGTGGCTGTTCATCTTCATCGTGCTCTACTCGCTGCGCAGCGACCTCTTCGGTCCGCGGCTCACGCCGCTGCAGCGCGTCGCCGTGCAGAGCCAGCGCACGCGCGAGGAGGCTGCCGCGTCGGCGGCCGTGCCCGTGGTGGCGTCCGACACCCCCACGACCGTGACCCCGCGCGCCTCCGCGAGCAGCGCATCCGCCGGTCAAGCCTCGCGCATCGTGATCACCACCGGACCGCGGGCGGGCACCGAGCTCGACCTGCCGGAGACCGGCCTGTCGATCGGGCGCTCGAGCGGGTCGGGCCTGCAGATCAAGGACGACTACACCTCGACCGCGCACGCGAAGATCGTGCGCTGGCGCGACTCGTGGATGGTGCAGGACCTCGACTCCACGAACGGCACCTTCGTCGACGGCCGGCGCATCAGCGAGGCGACCCCGCTGCGGGTCGGCAGCAGCGTGCGGATCGGCACCACGACGTTCGAGCTGAGGCGCTGA
- a CDS encoding FhaA domain-containing protein, with translation MGFLDAIERGLEKAVNGAFAKTFRAGVEPVEIASALKRELDTSASVVSRDRILVPNRLTVRLSTADFQRLRRLGDSLLDELTAAVQAHARQSGYSFPGPIDLGLEPDDAMATGMLEIRSDSEAGEVVWTAVVDIKGKRHTLRKGRTVIGRGSDADITVDDAGASRKHAEIIWDGTRAQVSDLGSTNGTTLNGRALKSSLLEPDSIIDIGATRIVYRVLAQSKERRS, from the coding sequence GTGGGATTCCTCGACGCGATCGAACGCGGGCTGGAGAAGGCCGTCAACGGCGCCTTCGCGAAGACGTTCCGCGCCGGTGTCGAACCGGTGGAGATCGCCAGCGCGCTCAAGCGCGAGCTCGACACCAGCGCCTCCGTCGTCTCCCGCGACCGCATCCTCGTGCCCAACCGGCTCACCGTGCGCCTGTCGACCGCCGACTTCCAGCGCCTGCGGCGGCTCGGCGACTCGCTGCTCGACGAGCTCACCGCTGCCGTGCAGGCGCACGCGCGACAGTCGGGCTACTCGTTCCCCGGCCCGATCGACCTGGGCCTCGAGCCCGACGACGCGATGGCGACCGGCATGCTCGAGATCCGCTCCGACTCGGAGGCCGGCGAGGTCGTCTGGACTGCCGTGGTCGACATCAAGGGCAAGCGCCACACGCTGCGCAAGGGCCGCACGGTCATCGGCCGCGGATCGGATGCCGACATCACCGTCGACGACGCGGGCGCCTCGCGCAAGCACGCCGAGATCATCTGGGACGGCACCCGCGCCCAGGTGAGCGACCTCGGCTCGACGAACGGCACGACCCTCAACGGTCGGGCCCTCAAGAGCTCGCTGCTCGAGCCCGACTCGATCATCGACATCGGTGCCACGCGCATCGTCTACCGCGTGCTGGCGCAGTCGAAGGAGCGCCGCTCGTGA
- the tyrS gene encoding tyrosine--tRNA ligase, which translates to MTELAPIQLDPAFPNVWDELQYRGSVHVSTDPEALRFLLGGKPITFYCGFDPTAPSLHLGNLAQLIIMRRLQLAGHRPLALVGGSTGLIGDPKPTAERQLNERETVAEWVTYLGDQMLRFLLAEGDNRVELVNNLDWTAPMSTVDFLREIGKHFRVGTMLRKDAVASRMESDEGISYAEFSYQVLQGLDFRELFLRYGCIMQLGGSDQWGNLTAGTELIRKAEGVHAHALGSPLITDADGKKFGKSEGNAVWLDAQLTTPYAMYQFWLNQDDAIVIQLLKSFTFLPSARIEQLARATAEAPFRREAQKELAFQATTFIHGSEATQQAIAASEALFGAGDLDALGEGTLAAAVASLDKQATATPDAPVLQLLQETGLVDSLSDARRAIAQGGVSVNNQRIDDPAATLEGRLLHGRYAVLRRGKKTLAGVDAGVEAGTDAGAIRA; encoded by the coding sequence GTGACCGAACTCGCTCCCATCCAGCTCGACCCGGCGTTCCCGAATGTCTGGGACGAGCTGCAGTATCGCGGCAGCGTGCACGTCTCCACCGACCCCGAGGCGCTCCGGTTCCTGCTGGGCGGCAAGCCGATCACCTTCTACTGCGGCTTCGACCCGACCGCGCCGAGCCTGCACCTGGGCAACCTGGCGCAGCTGATCATCATGCGCCGCCTGCAGCTGGCCGGTCACCGGCCGCTCGCGCTGGTCGGCGGCTCGACCGGCCTGATCGGCGACCCGAAGCCGACCGCCGAGCGCCAGCTGAACGAGCGCGAGACCGTCGCAGAGTGGGTGACCTACCTGGGCGACCAGATGCTGCGGTTCCTCTTGGCCGAGGGCGACAACCGGGTCGAGCTGGTGAACAACCTCGACTGGACGGCGCCGATGTCGACCGTCGACTTCCTGCGCGAGATCGGCAAGCACTTCCGCGTCGGCACCATGCTGCGCAAGGATGCCGTGGCCTCGCGCATGGAGTCCGATGAGGGCATCTCCTACGCCGAGTTCAGCTACCAGGTGCTGCAGGGGCTCGACTTCCGCGAGCTCTTCCTGCGCTACGGCTGCATCATGCAGCTCGGCGGCAGCGATCAGTGGGGCAACCTCACCGCCGGCACCGAGCTGATCCGCAAGGCGGAGGGCGTGCACGCCCACGCGCTGGGCTCACCCCTGATCACCGACGCCGACGGGAAGAAGTTCGGCAAGAGCGAGGGGAACGCGGTCTGGCTCGACGCGCAGCTGACGACGCCCTACGCGATGTACCAGTTCTGGCTCAACCAGGACGACGCGATCGTGATCCAGCTGCTGAAGTCGTTCACCTTCCTGCCGTCGGCGCGCATCGAGCAGCTCGCGCGGGCGACGGCGGAGGCGCCGTTCCGACGCGAGGCGCAGAAGGAGCTGGCGTTCCAGGCGACGACCTTCATCCACGGCAGCGAGGCGACGCAGCAGGCGATCGCCGCTTCCGAGGCGCTCTTCGGCGCCGGCGATCTCGACGCGCTGGGGGAGGGGACGCTCGCTGCTGCAGTGGCCTCGCTCGACAAGCAGGCGACCGCGACCCCGGACGCCCCGGTGCTGCAGCTGCTGCAGGAGACCGGACTCGTCGACTCGCTCTCCGATGCCCGGCGCGCGATCGCGCAGGGCGGTGTCTCCGTGAACAACCAGCGCATCGACGACCCCGCCGCCACGCTGGAGGGCCGACTCCTGCACGGCCGATACGCCGTGCTGCGGCGCGGCAAGAAGACGCTCGCCGGTGTCGACGCCGGTGTCGAGGCCGGCACGGATGCCGGAGCGATTCGCGCGTGA
- the argH gene encoding argininosuccinate lyase translates to MSEQHDAGQQGAGQQGTSQQGDGQSTTNEGSLWGGRFASGPSPEMARLSKSTHFDWRLAQLDIRGSKAHATALHAAGLLGDDELTGMRAALDELAERVRSGAFVAADSDEDVHGALERGLIEIAGADLGGRLRAGRSRNDQIATLVRVWMLEETDEVERGIRAVIEALRMQAHAHPDAPMPGRTHLQHAQPVLLAHHLLAHAWPLVRDLERLADWRVRASESPYGSGALAGSTLGLDPAIVAHELGLATPSPNSIDATAARDVVAELTFVLTMTAIDLSRLAEEVIFWTTRDVGFARLHDGFSTGSSIMPQKKNPDIAELARGKAGRLIGDHAGLLATLKALPLAYNRDLQEDKEPVFDAVDQLQVLLPAFAGMVATLTFDEERMRSGAAAGYALATDVAEWLVKRRVPFRDAHEISGALVRLCESRGIELDEASDDDYRSVSEHLTPEVREVLTVDGAIASRDGIGGTARAAVDVQLQSLDARLARLESR, encoded by the coding sequence ATGAGCGAGCAGCACGACGCGGGCCAGCAGGGCGCTGGCCAGCAGGGCACGAGCCAGCAGGGCGACGGCCAATCGACGACCAACGAGGGCTCCCTCTGGGGCGGCCGCTTCGCCTCGGGCCCGAGCCCGGAGATGGCGCGTCTGTCGAAGTCGACGCACTTCGACTGGCGGCTGGCGCAGCTCGACATCCGCGGGTCGAAGGCGCACGCGACCGCGCTGCACGCCGCCGGGCTGCTGGGCGACGACGAGCTGACCGGCATGCGCGCGGCGCTCGACGAGCTGGCCGAGCGGGTGCGCAGCGGCGCGTTCGTCGCGGCCGACTCCGACGAGGACGTGCACGGCGCGCTCGAGCGCGGGCTCATCGAGATCGCCGGCGCCGACCTCGGCGGCCGCCTGCGCGCCGGCCGCTCGCGCAACGACCAGATCGCGACGCTCGTGCGCGTGTGGATGCTGGAGGAGACCGACGAGGTCGAGCGCGGCATCCGTGCGGTCATCGAGGCGCTGCGCATGCAGGCCCACGCGCACCCCGACGCGCCGATGCCTGGCCGCACCCACCTGCAGCACGCGCAGCCGGTGCTGCTCGCGCACCACCTGCTCGCCCACGCCTGGCCGCTGGTGCGCGACCTCGAGCGGCTCGCCGACTGGCGGGTGCGCGCGAGCGAGTCGCCCTACGGCTCCGGTGCGCTGGCCGGCTCGACCCTCGGCCTCGACCCGGCGATCGTCGCCCACGAGCTCGGGCTCGCGACGCCGAGCCCGAACTCGATCGACGCGACCGCCGCCCGCGACGTGGTCGCCGAGCTCACGTTCGTGCTGACGATGACCGCGATCGATCTCTCCCGGCTCGCCGAGGAGGTCATCTTCTGGACCACCCGCGACGTCGGCTTCGCCCGCCTGCACGACGGCTTCTCGACCGGGTCGTCGATCATGCCGCAGAAGAAGAACCCCGACATCGCCGAGCTCGCGCGCGGCAAGGCGGGTCGTCTGATCGGCGACCACGCGGGCCTGCTCGCGACGCTGAAGGCGCTGCCGCTCGCCTACAACCGCGACCTGCAGGAGGACAAGGAGCCCGTCTTCGACGCGGTCGATCAGCTGCAGGTGCTGCTGCCGGCCTTCGCCGGGATGGTGGCGACGCTGACGTTCGACGAAGAGCGGATGCGCTCCGGCGCCGCCGCCGGCTACGCGCTCGCGACCGATGTGGCCGAGTGGCTGGTGAAGCGTCGCGTGCCGTTCCGTGATGCGCACGAGATCTCGGGTGCGCTGGTGCGGCTGTGCGAGTCGCGCGGCATCGAGCTCGACGAGGCGAGCGACGACGACTACCGCTCGGTGTCGGAGCACCTGACGCCCGAGGTGCGCGAGGTGCTGACCGTCGACGGAGCGATCGCGTCGCGCGACGGCATCGGCGGCACCGCCCGCGCCGCCGTCGACGTGCAGCTGCAGTCGCTCGACGCCCGCCTGGCGCGCCTCGAGAGCCGCTGA
- the argF gene encoding ornithine carbamoyltransferase gives MTRHFLRDDDLSPAEQREVLELAATMKRDRFAARPLEGPKSVAVIFDKSSTRTRVSFHVGISELGGSPLIIATASSQLGGKETAADTARVLERQVAAIVWRTYAQAGLEEMAKGTTVPVVNALSDDFHPCQLLADLLTMQEHKGELAGLTVAFVGDGRSNMGQSYLLACATAGMHVRVGAPAAHAPVPEVVAAAQAIAAETGGSATVVHDASAAVSDADIVVTDTWVSMGKEDEKAERVATFGEFTVDQALMAEAKHDAVFMHCLPADRGFEVTADVIDGPQSIIWDEAENRLHAQKALLTWLLERADA, from the coding sequence ATGACCCGCCACTTCCTCCGCGACGACGACCTGAGCCCGGCAGAGCAGCGCGAGGTGCTCGAGCTGGCCGCGACCATGAAGCGCGACCGGTTCGCGGCCCGCCCGCTCGAGGGCCCGAAGTCCGTGGCGGTCATCTTCGACAAGTCGTCGACCCGCACCCGCGTCTCGTTCCACGTCGGCATCTCCGAGCTGGGCGGCTCGCCGCTCATCATCGCGACCGCATCGAGCCAGCTCGGCGGCAAGGAGACGGCCGCCGACACGGCGCGCGTGCTCGAGCGCCAGGTCGCCGCGATCGTCTGGCGCACCTACGCGCAGGCCGGGCTCGAGGAGATGGCGAAGGGCACCACGGTGCCGGTGGTCAACGCGCTCTCCGACGACTTCCACCCCTGCCAGCTGCTCGCCGACCTGCTGACGATGCAGGAGCACAAGGGCGAGCTCGCCGGCCTCACGGTCGCGTTCGTCGGCGACGGCCGCTCGAACATGGGTCAGTCCTACCTGCTCGCCTGCGCGACCGCCGGCATGCACGTGCGCGTCGGCGCGCCCGCGGCGCACGCGCCCGTGCCCGAGGTCGTCGCCGCCGCCCAGGCGATCGCCGCCGAGACCGGCGGCAGTGCGACCGTCGTCCACGACGCATCCGCCGCCGTCTCCGACGCCGACATCGTCGTCACCGACACCTGGGTGTCGATGGGCAAGGAGGACGAGAAGGCCGAGCGGGTCGCCACGTTCGGCGAGTTCACGGTCGACCAGGCGCTGATGGCCGAGGCAAAGCACGATGCGGTGTTCATGCACTGCCTGCCCGCCGACCGGGGCTTCGAGGTGACGGCCGACGTCATCGACGGGCCGCAGTCGATCATCTGGGACGAGGCGGAGAACCGCCTGCACGCGCAGAAGGCGCTGCTCACCTGGCTGCTCGAGCGGGCCGACGCATGA
- the argB gene encoding acetylglutamate kinase: MRARDEQDDAARKAETLIESLPWLERYRGATIVVKYGGNAMVSEALQRAFAEDMVYLRHVGLAPVVVHGGGPQISEALRIHGIESEFRGGYRVTSREAMDVVRMVLTGQVARTLVSLINAHGPLAASMSGEDAGLFTGRRRGTVVDGEDVDLGQVGDVVAVDPRPVRRLLDAGLIPVVSSIAPDGDRPGESLNVNADAAAAALAAALGAEKLVILTDVEGLYRDWPDRSSLISEIDDVELEALLPSLESGMIPKMQACLTAVRSGVAKAAIIDGRSPHSILTEIFTTAGSGTEVVPASAPQSPTAPTDLQEPA, encoded by the coding sequence ATGCGAGCTAGGGACGAGCAGGACGACGCCGCGCGCAAGGCCGAGACGCTGATCGAGTCGCTGCCGTGGCTCGAGCGCTACCGCGGCGCGACCATCGTGGTGAAGTACGGCGGCAACGCGATGGTCAGCGAGGCGCTGCAGCGCGCCTTCGCCGAGGACATGGTCTACCTGCGCCACGTGGGCCTCGCGCCCGTCGTGGTGCACGGCGGAGGCCCGCAGATCAGCGAGGCGCTGCGCATCCACGGCATCGAGAGCGAGTTCCGCGGCGGGTACCGCGTGACCAGCCGCGAGGCGATGGACGTGGTGCGGATGGTGCTCACCGGCCAGGTGGCGCGCACGCTCGTGTCGCTCATCAACGCGCACGGCCCGCTGGCCGCGTCGATGTCGGGGGAGGACGCTGGGCTGTTCACCGGCCGCCGCCGCGGCACCGTCGTCGATGGCGAGGATGTCGACCTGGGCCAGGTCGGCGACGTCGTCGCGGTCGACCCGCGGCCCGTGCGCCGGCTGCTCGACGCCGGCCTCATCCCGGTCGTGTCGTCGATCGCGCCCGACGGCGACCGGCCCGGCGAGTCGCTGAACGTCAACGCCGACGCGGCCGCCGCGGCGCTCGCGGCCGCGCTCGGCGCCGAGAAGCTCGTCATCCTCACCGACGTCGAGGGCCTCTACCGCGACTGGCCCGACCGCTCGAGCCTCATCAGCGAGATCGACGACGTCGAGCTCGAGGCGCTGCTGCCCTCGCTCGAGTCGGGCATGATCCCCAAGATGCAGGCGTGCCTGACCGCAGTGCGCTCCGGCGTGGCGAAGGCCGCCATCATCGACGGCCGCTCGCCGCACTCCATCCTCACCGAGATCTTCACGACCGCAGGGTCGGGCACCGAGGTGGTGCCCGCATCCGCCCCCCAGTCGCCCACCGCGCCGACCGACCTGCAGGAGCCCGCATGA
- the argJ gene encoding bifunctional glutamate N-acetyltransferase/amino-acid acetyltransferase ArgJ produces the protein MSVTAAAGFRAAGVAAGLKSSGGLDVALVVNDGPRTSAAAVFTSNRAKANPVLWSEQAMQDSSARAVILNSGGANCFTGAFGFQTTHQTAERVAERLRIGAVEVQVCSTGLIGEGGEAFREAVLRGVDLAADALAHGPGEAAGADAEAGLRAAQAIMTTDSVPKQAVVEGDGFTIGGMAKGAGMLAPGLATMLVVLTTDADVDADVLDRALRAATRVTFDRLDSDGCMSTNDTVLLLASGASGARPDEATLTAAVTALCDELAHQLQADAEGATHAIAIEVRQAASEDEAVVVGRSVARSNLFKAAIFGNDPNWGRVLSAIGTTDASFDPYDVDVTFNGVRVCHAGTPDRPREEVDLTPRATHIVIDLNAGDATATIRTNDLTHDYVHENSAYAS, from the coding sequence GTGAGCGTGACCGCCGCCGCCGGCTTCCGCGCGGCCGGCGTCGCCGCTGGCCTGAAGTCCTCCGGCGGCCTCGACGTCGCGCTGGTGGTGAACGACGGCCCGCGCACGAGCGCCGCGGCCGTCTTCACCTCGAACCGCGCCAAGGCCAACCCGGTGCTCTGGAGCGAGCAGGCGATGCAGGACAGCAGCGCCCGCGCCGTCATTCTCAACTCCGGCGGGGCGAACTGCTTCACCGGCGCCTTCGGATTCCAGACCACGCACCAGACCGCCGAGCGCGTCGCCGAGCGGCTGCGCATCGGCGCGGTCGAGGTGCAGGTGTGCTCGACGGGCCTCATCGGCGAGGGCGGCGAGGCGTTCCGCGAGGCGGTCCTCCGCGGCGTCGACCTCGCGGCGGATGCGCTGGCGCACGGTCCCGGGGAGGCCGCCGGCGCCGACGCCGAGGCGGGCCTGCGGGCCGCCCAGGCGATCATGACCACCGACTCGGTGCCGAAGCAGGCGGTCGTCGAGGGTGACGGCTTCACCATCGGCGGCATGGCGAAGGGCGCGGGCATGCTCGCACCGGGCCTCGCCACGATGCTCGTGGTGCTCACCACCGACGCCGACGTCGACGCCGATGTGCTCGACCGCGCCCTGCGCGCCGCGACGCGCGTCACCTTCGACCGGCTCGACTCCGACGGCTGCATGTCGACGAACGACACGGTGCTGCTGCTCGCCTCCGGCGCCTCGGGCGCGCGGCCCGACGAGGCGACGCTGACCGCCGCCGTGACGGCGCTCTGCGACGAACTCGCGCACCAGCTGCAGGCCGACGCCGAGGGCGCGACGCACGCGATCGCGATCGAGGTGCGACAGGCTGCCAGCGAGGACGAGGCAGTGGTCGTCGGCCGGTCGGTCGCTCGTTCCAACCTGTTCAAGGCCGCCATCTTCGGCAACGACCCCAACTGGGGGAGGGTGCTCTCGGCGATCGGCACGACGGATGCGTCGTTCGACCCGTACGACGTCGACGTCACCTTCAACGGGGTGCGCGTCTGCCACGCCGGCACGCCGGATCGCCCCCGCGAGGAGGTCGACCTGACGCCCCGGGCGACCCACATCGTCATCGACCTGAACGCCGGTGACGCGACCGCCACCATCCGCACCAACGACCTCACCCACGACTACGTGCACGAGAACTCGGCATATGCGAGCTAG
- the argC gene encoding N-acetyl-gamma-glutamyl-phosphate reductase: MSLSVAVAGASGYAGGELLRLLALHPELEVRTVTAHANAGQPLVSVHPNLRSLASLTFQETTAEVLAGHDVVFLALPHGHSGGIAAQLADDVLVVDAGADHRLEAAADWLQYYGTEHAGTWPYGMPELILADGGRQRRELRAARRIAVPGCNATAVTLAAAPGIASGVIDPTGLVSVLAVGSSGAGRAAKTHLLASELTGSATPYGVGGTHRHIPEIAQNLRNAGAGEVLHSFTPVLVPMSRGILATVTAPLVGDATAEQVRGAWLSAYGDERFVYVLPAGAFPRTADVLGSNSVHIGVGVDEAARRVVMIAAIDNLGKGTAGAAIQSANIALGFDEQLGLPVDGVAP; this comes from the coding sequence ATGAGCCTCTCCGTCGCCGTCGCAGGCGCGAGCGGGTACGCGGGCGGCGAGCTGCTCCGGCTGCTCGCCCTGCACCCCGAGCTGGAGGTGCGCACCGTCACGGCGCACGCCAACGCCGGGCAGCCCCTCGTCTCCGTGCACCCGAACCTGCGATCCCTTGCCAGCCTGACGTTCCAGGAGACCACCGCCGAGGTGCTCGCCGGCCACGACGTCGTCTTCCTGGCGCTCCCGCACGGCCACTCCGGCGGCATCGCCGCGCAGCTGGCGGACGACGTGCTGGTCGTCGACGCCGGCGCCGACCACCGCCTCGAGGCGGCCGCCGACTGGCTGCAGTACTACGGCACCGAGCACGCCGGCACCTGGCCCTACGGCATGCCCGAGCTGATCCTCGCCGACGGCGGCCGGCAGCGCCGCGAGCTGCGCGCGGCCCGCCGCATCGCGGTGCCCGGCTGCAACGCGACCGCCGTGACCCTCGCGGCCGCGCCCGGCATCGCATCCGGCGTCATCGACCCGACCGGCCTCGTGTCGGTGCTGGCGGTCGGCTCCTCCGGCGCGGGCCGTGCGGCCAAGACGCACCTGCTCGCCTCCGAGCTCACCGGCTCCGCCACGCCGTACGGCGTCGGCGGCACGCACCGCCACATCCCCGAGATCGCGCAGAACCTGCGCAACGCGGGTGCCGGCGAGGTGCTCCACTCCTTCACGCCCGTGCTGGTGCCGATGTCGCGCGGCATCCTCGCGACCGTCACGGCGCCGCTGGTCGGCGACGCGACCGCCGAGCAGGTGCGCGGCGCGTGGCTGAGCGCCTACGGCGACGAGCGCTTCGTGTACGTGCTGCCGGCCGGCGCGTTCCCGCGCACCGCCGACGTGCTGGGCTCGAACTCGGTGCACATCGGTGTCGGCGTCGACGAGGCCGCGCGCCGCGTCGTGATGATCGCCGCGATCGACAACCTCGGCAAGGGCACCGCCGGCGCCGCGATCCAGTCGGCCAACATCGCGCTCGGCTTCGACGAGCAGCTGGGCCTGCCGGTCGACGGGGTCGCCCCGTGA
- a CDS encoding SIMPL domain-containing protein: MVEITVCGSALERASAERATVTVQSRWSAPSPEAAMHAVAEAHERLVTDAEAHEQAGAAESWHADRVWISHHEEWVGEGQPRRSVYTAAAAVTVRFRDFDALGSWIGRVGLHQTHEVGGIQWSLSDETERERAKAARTRAIADAVERAGDYAAAAGLGTPVIAAIQEPGTMPPMPPSPKSRMATMAMEAADSGAAISFEAGELEVRAAVEVRFAVEPQRHIE; encoded by the coding sequence ATGGTGGAGATCACGGTCTGCGGCTCGGCTCTCGAGCGCGCGAGCGCGGAGCGGGCGACGGTCACGGTGCAGTCGCGCTGGAGCGCGCCCAGCCCCGAGGCGGCGATGCACGCGGTGGCCGAGGCGCACGAGCGGCTCGTCACCGACGCCGAGGCGCACGAGCAGGCCGGAGCCGCGGAGTCCTGGCACGCCGACCGCGTCTGGATCTCGCACCACGAGGAGTGGGTCGGCGAGGGGCAGCCGCGGCGCTCGGTCTACACCGCGGCGGCCGCGGTGACGGTGCGCTTCCGCGACTTCGATGCGCTCGGCAGCTGGATCGGCCGGGTCGGGCTGCACCAGACGCACGAGGTGGGCGGCATCCAGTGGTCGCTCTCCGACGAGACCGAGCGCGAGCGCGCGAAGGCCGCCCGCACGCGCGCGATCGCCGACGCGGTCGAGCGCGCAGGCGACTACGCCGCGGCCGCGGGCCTGGGCACCCCGGTGATCGCGGCCATCCAGGAGCCCGGCACGATGCCGCCGATGCCGCCGAGCCCCAAGTCGCGCATGGCGACGATGGCCATGGAGGCGGCCGACTCGGGCGCCGCCATCTCCTTCGAGGCGGGCGAGCTCGAGGTGCGCGCCGCCGTCGAGGTGCGCTTCGCCGTCGAGCCCCAGCGGCACATCGAGTGA